Genomic window (Zingiber officinale cultivar Zhangliang chromosome 2B, Zo_v1.1, whole genome shotgun sequence):
ACCATCAAACCGAGGttaataatttgaattaaaaaaaaaagccaAAGTTGGTACACAATTTGAAGGGTGGTCATTAACTGACTGATGAAAACTATTCGGGATATATTCAGCCAAGCTTCACAATCAATCCACATTAATGAATAAAATTTTCTGAATCAGATTGAGAAATCAGTCATACTGAACAACAGATTTTTCTGATCAGACTGGGACGTGTACAATGTTCTCAACATGTTATGTTCCCCTTCACTGCATCTAGTAAACAACATTGTTCCTTGATTGTTCTTCCACGTGCAATCACAGAAACCAATTTACTAGGCAATCCAAGATCACAATTGCCAACATTCGTACAAAATTTAGCATTGCAAAATGGAAACCACGACTCTTTAACTATACATTGCAGTCAGATCAATCTCGTATGGATGTAAAGTATGCACTTGAACAATAAAGATAAGATGATTCCACTAGTTGATTAGATATCACACAACTCAGATACACTCAAGAAAAAAAATGACAAGCTTCAAAGCATTGGAAGCAAATATTATTCTTCATCACAAACACCACAAATAGAAATAGCGGTATATTAGGGTTTGAAGATTGCAGAAAAATAGGTTGCATGCCCATTATATAACCCCAGTATTCACCAGAATTTGAAGCTCACATAATACGAACTGGAGCTGGAACTCAAAGTCTATTTTCTTTGTGATTTTAATTGAGCATAAAGATCTTCAGCAACTCAAAATTCATTGCAAAAATACAAAGACTCATGACGCACAAGGAACAAAGAACAGGAAATGAgttaaagataataaaattaacagATGAATATTTACATGGTGGGTGCATACATAGTTTAAGAACTAACTTAGCTATTcagtagtatatatatataccacAAGGGACTTTGTAAGCAAGACTACAATACCAGCAAAACTGTAGAATAAGTTAAGTTCCATGTCCCAGCCTGGGGACAAACAAGCATAGGGGATGATGAGGGACTTACCAACAAAGCACACAGAATCTCATAAGTTGGTATTCACCACCAAAAAAGATTTCAACATTGAGAATTCCTTTTTGCTAAACTTCTTCAAAAAGCCTGCACCATGAAACAGATTGAAGAATAAATCCCTTGCATTGTAACAGTCTGTAAACAAAAAGGACGCTAAAAATATTAAACTATATGATCCAAAAGTCTATTTGTGAGATGAAGATACATGATTATTGGTCACTAAGATTTCCTTTACTTTCTATTAGTAAACTGAAGTTGAAGGATTGAAGCTAGAAGTGAATAGCATGAAGGGAATCAAGCATGGGAGTAATTGTGAATTAGGTCTTAAGATGAGTAAATGATTTGAAATGGTGACGGATAAAGTTCTGGAAACACAAACCATATCACTTCCAGGACAACCCCTAGAATTTTCAGTATTAGCAGCAGCAGCAGGTTCCTTTGTTCCTTCACCAGCTATTCTTTCATCAGAAGCAGATGGATTTTCTTCGACTCGACAATTTGATGTTCCAGGGTTCATCTTCTGGACTTCCTCATGAGTATAGATGAAGATCTTCCGGACCATATTGCAGAATTCACTGAAATGAAAATCAAATCAGCTTAGTTGGCATTAAAAGCTATGCCACAAAAGCAGAAGAGAGTTAAAATATACTTACTTCCAGGGATCATCTCCAACAAGCATCATATCACCTTCATTGTCAGTGTACACAACCAGCCAAGTTTTGTTGGCAGACACTAATGCACCCTCAAAATCGAACATTCGATCAAGTTCTGCAACAAGTCCTTCATAACCATTAAACTTGGTGAGATCAACAGATCTGCCAAGAGCAATACCTTGCTTATGCACCTGATTAAAATCAGTGGTCAGACTCTTctctaataatataataatggaGGTCGATCCTTCCAGGCATTTGTGATTCCACAATTGCCCAGAAACACAAATAGCTGCCCATAACATATGTTAGGATTACTTTGTAGGATGTAGTAATGATACAACATATTAACTTCAATAGTTTCACACATGACTTCATATAAACTTTCCCTACAGGTGGAGTACACAAATTCTCCACCAGTCATCAAACCAAAATATAGAGTAAAATGTTCAATAAAAACAAATTAATTTATCTTGGTTTAAAACCCCAATCTACATGATAAGAAAAGAAAGGGGAACCTAATCTCTATGGTTGAAAATAAGACTAAACAGAgaaaatatctttcaaataacCCTTTGAGCCTCAACTACATGACAATTCCaaggaaaaataaatacataaaaacCAAATAAGTCAAAAGGTAGCACTGTCACAGTAAACAAAATCAAAGGGAAGGAtggcaaaaaaataaagaaagaaatcaaaaagtaaagaaagaaaccTTTGTGCAACTCCGAGTACAACCACCTTGCACTTTGTCTTGGTTATGTTTAGAAGCCTGTGGACAAACTGGTACCAATTTCTCTGGGACACCATTTGTCAATGAACTACCAACAAATTTTTCTGTAACGGGCAACTCCAATTGCTTATTAGCCTCAAAACCCAGTGATAGGGGCAAAACTGCAGTAGGATGGACATGTGGCAACAGAATATCAGCTGACTTATTCTGTGGTGCAACTGATTCAGATGTCAGTAGACTGCTGTTTAGATTAAACCCAAATAGCTTATAACCACTAGTTTCTTGGGGCTTTGTTACATCATGTTGTGACAGTATCATAGGTTGAGGCTTGATGACCCTGGGTAGAAGCCAGTTATTAACTTGAGAATCCGGCAATAAACTTCCCAGCCAGTTAGGTGAATATTGATCACCAACAAAATCATGATGTTCGGAAAATCCACCCTGCATGTCATATCTGGAAATTCCAGTTTTCTGGTAGGACACTTCAGCAACTTGTGCACTTGCCTTCAAATTACATtcaagcatattaaaatctgAATTTGGAGGCATCAAAGACCATAATCCAGGTGAATAGTCATGTTTGGCCTCTCGATCTTGAAAATGaatctttaaaagatttttatcACTTGAAGCTTGCTCATAAAATGATGGAACGCCACTTGAATCAAGAGGCTGGAACACAGAACATGTTTGCTCATGCTTGTTTACATGCATTAAGCTGTCTGACCCAAATCTTCTCTGAGCAGAAACTTCATTTTTCTCTCCTTCATACGTTGACCACATCATGTATTCTGGAGCTTTATTTGACTCACTAGCATCAACAAATGCACTTTTCAAGGTCATCCCTTCTTGACCTTGCAAGACCCTTGGTGCTCCATGTGATTGGGAAGGGTCTGCAGTGATTTTAGAAGTGCCTGAAGAAAAATGAAGATATCAATAGTTTAAAGCTAAATTAAATCATGCCAAGTGCAATAATTTTGTACAAGGCATAATACCTTCTTTTTTAAAAGAAGTGTCCTGTGAATGGGGAAAGGTAGAATTTCGTGGCTTTTTTGGTCGAGACATTTGTAGAGGATTAAGAGGAAGTGGTGTAAGAGCAGGCTCGATTTTCCACGGAGAAACCCTATCAGGGCGAGGAATAGAACATGTCTCATCCCACCGCACCTACAAATTGAAGCATAGTATCATTCAACCTAGCTTTAGGAATAATAGCCATTATAACTAACAAGCTACCTTGAGGCATTTCCATTTTGAAGCAGGCCACCTGTCAGCATCAGCATCGTTTATCCCAACAATAGTTCCAGTGAACCTTTTATGCATCCAAAATTCCACAGATCAGAAAGTTTTATACATCTACAGCAATAATTTCTATAATATACTTGTGGAATCCCCGAGTTGTATGACCTCCATATACCTTTGTTCTGGTGCCTCTTCACCTTCAAATCTCATTTTGAACCTCATCCCAATAGAATGGTTGCTCTTAATAGATTCCATATATTGATCAAATGAAACAATAAATTCTGATGGACTAGTCCTGTTAGAATAATTAACAAATGTCTAAATAAATGATCAAACAACTAAATTATGATTACTGGTTTTAGTTTGAAAAAGCATAATAATTTCAAGACTAACAAACAAAGCAATGAGCTTAGGTCAATTGCCCTAGGATTCAAAGTATACTACAATAGGATCATATAAGTCAAACACCTCGGTTTGTAGTAAACTGTAAACATGGTGCCTGTGTTGACAGCATGCCAAGCTGTTGCAAGGACGCCCAGGTGCATACTGTGACTTGATATAACTGATGATGGAACATTGGCCAGCTGCCGCATTGCACGTCTCACTCCAACACGAAGTTCCCCATTCTCTCCTCTGTTAATTAGGAAAGGGTCTTTGCTTGCAGTATATGAAATTGGATCAAAAGTGATGAATAGAGATAGATACAGACTAACCTTAGAAATATAAAGGCATCTCCAGCAACAAGCCTCTTCGAGCTAACAAAAACACTCCATCCACTTTGAAGTAAATGCCTACGTGGTTGACCTATTTCATGCAACATTAAGCAGATTATGATGGGAGCAAGTTAACCAGCACAAGAATAAAACAGAAGGAAACCACAACAGAGAAGGTTATTAGGCAGACAAGTAAAATCATCGCATCTAGCTTTTGAGTGTATGTGTCCACATATGACAATGCTTTAGCAATCTCATTACAGATCACCAAAAGAAATGGATGAGAAAGAAACACAAATTAAGGCAGATGGAACTTCACCAAGACAACAATATTCTAGTCCACAAATATTCAAATGAGAATTCCTGTAACCTTCACATGCAAAAATGAACTTttggcaaaagaaaaaaaaatgccgTTGAGCCTGGTCAAAAATCAAATGCATCAGAGCCACATCTCTAAATCTATACGAACATTATCAGCAACTCAACAAAATAAAGTTCATATCAAACTTCATCAGATACAAAGCATACAAACTATTAACTCTTATTTACCCCGAAAGATGTGGCGGAAACGCCACTCTGCTCCATGCAAATCCTTTGCCACCAGCTCTTGACTTGGTGGCTGCCGGCTCATGTCCTGATCACCAACCAAATAATAAAGAGTGAGCGAAACAAATAAGAAGAGCATGAATAAGCACAACTTCAAATCTTACcagtggagggaggcactcatcCGCATGACGACGAAGGACAGAGAACCCACCATGTGTGCTAGTATCGGATGCAGTCAGTGTTTTGCAGAAAGAATACACATGAGGCCGGGGCTTTGGCGATGGAACGGCTTCGTTCTCTACTGTGTTCTCGTCTTGCTGATGTAACGTTCATAAAATACATATAACAAAAATATACCCAACTTTATCTTCATAGGTTTCAACAAAAACACATAGCGAACGATCCATGAACAGGCAAATGTGCGTGTTTTGAAAATCTACCTTATCTGGGAGCAATGTCACCTGAGCATATACCTCGTCAGAATCTGGTTCAGCCTGTCAAGATAAACCACAAATTCTGAGATTaatcaaaagaaaagaaacaaattcTTAGCTCTCTCGCTGAAAACAAAAAAGACAGAATTTCACAAGGCCACCTTCAGTTGAACATTCATCACACGGCAAAGGATCTTCCATGGTAGGTTGTAAAGCGGCATCTGCCGGTCAGAAACCTGATTTGTGGACGCTTCCACCTAAAACGCGGCCGTAGACGAGCAAATAATTAGCACAAGAACCTTGACGACAATGAGAGTAATCCTAGAGGACCAAAAGAAGAAATCCTAGGAATCGGAAATCTAGAAGACATTTCAGCAAAATTATGGAGTCCCTTGGATATTTCGCTTGGCACCTGCTCAATATGGCCCTGAGGGAAGTAAAAGACTTTCTCCCCAACTCTAGGAATCGTCACTAAAGGACCGGCGCAAGCAAGCCATAACTCGGTGTACATAGCGTCCTCCGATTCTGTTACAGAAACAAAACAGAATCAAAACCAGAATAAATTTCATCGGACACTGACTCAGATCGGAGATGAAACTTACCTTTAACGCTGAGAGTGTCATTGGCAAAGCCCAAGCTTTCATTTGCATCAGCAAAGCCGCCGGTCGTTGCTGCGCCCTCGTGCGGCTCGCTACACGCTGACGAGAAGCTCTGCACTTGTCCTCCACAGCTACCCTTAACCGACACCTCCGACGACGCCATCAATACCTCGGAAACCGCCGCAACTCCACGACTTCCCTACCCACCGCCGATCCAATCAAAATAACCCATCATAAACCCTAAACCGAATCCATCAACCAATTCTCAGAGCATCAGCCCCCCGATCACTTCTCAACCTCCGacgccctctctctctctctctctctcacacacacacacacccacaCTTGCCACACAAGAGTTATCACCCCCCTTGTTTACCTTGTTCTTTTGGAGCGAAGAGAGGAGCAGAAGAAATGTGAGGAAAGAGGAGACTACGTACTGTCTCGACTCTGGCAGCGTTATTGGATCCCATCCAGGTCGCACAGCCTCCGCCAAACTTGCAGACGCACATTGTCGGAGGAGATCTACAGTATTAAAAGATAAACATTGCAATTCGAAGATTCCGTACCGAGCATACTCTGGGCGAGATCCCAACTGCGGCTTAACTCGGGTCAAGTCCCTTGGTAAACATCCAACCACGGTCGGTTGGCACTGAGGCCCGGCTCGCCCGAATGATCTTTCTTAACGCCGTTAAAGGAACCCGTGGTTCTAAAATGCAGAGCCGGTCACCCTTTCCCGTTTCGCGCCCGGAGAGCGCCCATGTCGTGCTATTAACGGACAACCAacctgaaattaaaaataaaaataacagctTTTTTTCCGCCCTTCTTAAATATTATAATAAATCAGGCAACCTTTATTTTTAATTCGATAGCTGCTCTGGTGGTCCCAGCCTCCTAGTTGGACACTTTACAACCACTTATTGGCTGACGGCTGACCGAGCGTCATAATGGAGCTGTGTCGTTACTGTCCGGTGACTCCACCACCTCGAGCGAATCCGTTATTATTCCGTAACGCACGCCCGTATCGGCTGCGTTAGTCGTCCGCAGTAACGGCCTTCCCCCTCCGGGTCTGGGATTTAGCTGTGTCCGTCCGAACAGCATCCCGTCAAACCACTAACCACACGTCGCGGTGTCGTTCGTCCAACTATTGAGTCACCTTGCGAATGCCGTTCGCTGTTTGTGTCATTCCTGACGCAGCTGGCTTAGTCGTGCCGGCCGACGGCGTAGCAGGAAACTAACACGCACCGCGTGGCAGCGGAAGCGTCACGCGCAACTCCGACGATGGAAATGACCACAAAATCTGGGCCGTCCATCGAGCTGTGGGTACCCCGGTAAACCCGGGAGTAGATGATAGAGTTGGGTGGCGGAGGTAAGGTCGGTACTTGACGAGTAAAACTGATAATAATAatgtatattatttttatttgaaaaaaaaaagaaataattgaGGTTGGTGGCGGCCCCGAGGCAGGCCCAGCAGCTGCAGCCGGCGGGGCCTACGCCCAGCGAGGGGCGGGTCCCACGCCTGCCTCTCCCTTGGCCGGCAGCTCTTCCGCCCTGGCTGGTCTGGCTTAAGCCAGTGTGGGCCCCGCATCATTGCAAATCACGGACCTGGTCCCACTTCCtacccaacccgacccaacccagaAGTTACCCCGGGTTAGAATTTCACCCGTCGTTAGTGGCCATGGACCGGATTAAATCAAAGGCCAGAAACTGTGAAGGGGGAAGGCTTTCCCGTACTCTTTCTCGGCCTACGCGCCGTACGTACCTGCTTCTCATTGGCAAGAAAGTGGGCCTCGCTTTGGGCTCCTCCGCCTCGTAAATCGTTCGGCAAAAGAAGGACGCGTCATTTTGCCGGTCCCGTTCACGCGGGCTGCGTGAGAACTGGTCCGCGGCAGGCGTTAGTGGGATGGTACCGGTTTAGTTAACGGAAGCCGAGCCAAGCCGAGTGCCAAGAGCGGCGGCGCTATTCGGTACGAGTTTATTGGCTGTGATTAACGATTATACGGGTATAATTAGGTGGAGGTTGGCTAATGACCATGCTAATCCGGGCTTCCAGGTGCTCAAATTAGTTGGGGCGGTTGCTATGCGTCGCAGTCGCACCGCACCGCACCGCACCGTCGTATTAatagaataattatttttaatggaGTGAATATGCATTAAAAaggaatttcttttttattttattattacaaaaTAGTAAAAGAGGAGGACAATTGTTGTTgtcttaattatttttcataaatgtttttattttaaaatctgaaAGAGGAGGACGCTTCACGTGCACACGAAGTCAGCTAAGCTATGGGCACGGCACACATATCAATGATGTAGCTTCCGGGGCCCACGTATATCTGCTTCCGCCACCGTGGATCCATAACACGTCGTATCCACGTGGCATTTACTGTACATGATACTATAATAATTACATGCTTAGCTTTGTGACCACAGACCTCTCCTGACCGTGAAAGGCTGAGATGTaaattataaatgtttaaatGATACCATGGCTGAGAGATAAATTAGAAATTTGAATAGATGTGTGagaaaataattcttctgatTTTACCTAATTCTTATTTATTTCGACAATTTATGTCATTGGTCAAAGGTTATTGTGTTCCTCCCTTGCGTTTCCGCTAATTCATCCTAAACTAATATAAAAGTGTTAAATTATAGATAACTATTAACTCTATGAAAGAATAAAGGAAATATTATCTTAATTATGccgaaatttaaattttatattttaaattgatAATATCTTATACGCTAATTGCTCGACTATTCTGAGATAATTTGACAATTGTATCTTGATTATAGTggtagatagaggaaatgaaacgAAATGTAAAATGAAAGAAGGAATTAAAAATAGTAGATCTGatttgaattattttatttttttactaaaaAGATGTGAAAATTTTCATCTATTACTTATATTTCTATTTTACTTTAGGCCCACTTCCAGTGGCAATATCCTTAACATATCAAATGAGCCCATGAGCCCATATCAAATATGACTTTTGTATTGATTTAGAAATCTAGCTTcctctaagggtgcgtttggttcggggttattcttgataaccttggttatccatccaaagttagcaacaaaaaccttgtttggtttaggtattcgatgattcccgagtaatgttctatgcccgacacgtcagcaaaagggtcatgtagtctggaatcggaaaacctcataaaactaaggtttttcttgattccggggttaacgaattttttttaccaaaaataccctccgataagaaaaaatatgaaaaaaagagaaaaatgtaaaaaaaatataaaaaaatgtaaaaaaaaaaaaatttgtttaaaaaaatttaaaaatttaatttttttttaaatgaataattttaaaaaataaaaaaaaattaaaaaatataaattttaaaaataaaaaattttaaatttttttttttaaaaaaaaatttataaaaataaaaaaattttaaaataaaatatataaataaaaattaaaatttaaaaatgtaaaataataaaaaaaatatatataaataatataaaaaataaaaaacattaaaaataaaaaaacacataaaaaaagtaaaaaaaatatacaggaaaaagaaaagtaaaaaaacattaataaataataataataataataataataatattattattattattattatgtatagttggttgtgtaactgagggtaatacagtaaaatattaaactagggtattcattaaaatcttcaaacaaacaagtttttgttgcattacctaagttgaaccaaacaacatttggttatgttttattccccataaccttggttatgtgattacctggtaatcacataaccaaggttatacatgatgacttgaaccaaacgcaccctaatagTTATTGATCCTATCTGAAGATTAGAAAAATGGTACGTTGACTTTAGTGAAAAGTTTATTGATAAGTGGAAGACTTCTTTAGCTTAGAATGAAATTTTTTCCTGATTCTGCACACAATTAGACAATTTGACCAAGTGTTGTGACCAAagactagggaaggggtccctggcaaGGTCCTTCGACGCTCAAATCAGAATAATTTTCGGTGAGTGAAAAGAGAACAGTAGTGGATACGCACAAGCGTAAAGTGTAGATGGTGTTAATTGCATACCGATCCCgtccgaaatctgagtcagacggaccgtcgggtgaggtggattGAATGTTGACCAAGTCACGATGTCCCAGAGGAGGGTGTGCTTAGACGGTTTCCGTGTTGACCAAgacttcagaagtcctctggtcaatgctAACTGCGGTCAGCGACCAGGTCCCCTCAGTCCCTGGTACCTCGAAGCTCGAGGCGGATCCAACAAACATATGAGTAACAGACTaacaatataataatgaaataaatgagggACGAGTACGAAAAACATACCCTGCCCcaaggggcgccctcggatgggacgctgttCGAGTTGTCGCGACCTGAAAGAGCAGGTGACTCGGAGCCGGATATGGAGCTGGGTCTAGCGACACGGAGCCGAATGCGGTCTGGATTCGGAAGATGATgacacgagatcggcacgcaAGCCGGGACacaagatcggcacgcaggccgggacacaagATCGACACGCAGGTCAGGACACGAGATCGACACGCAAGACGAGACACAAGATCGGCACACAGGTCAGGACACGAGATCGGCACGTAGACCGAGATACAAGATCGGCACGTAGGCAGGGTCACAAGATCGGCACGCAAGCCGGGACacaagatcggcacgcaggccgagagAGGACACTAGCACGCAGGCCAGGATAAAATATCAACGTACAGGCCGGGAAATAATAACACCAAGGAGGCTAAACACAAATCACAGACTAAAACACAACCGCGGCTCACAGGCCAGGATACAACGAGGCACACCCAAATAGGACCACGATGCGAGGATCGGAATATAGCCTCAGCTCGAAAGCCGGAACACAACAAAGATGGAGCATAATCCGATCGGAGTCCATTGGCGGCGAGGGCCCGGAGGCTCGACCCACATCGAAGGCCTACAACCAGGCGTACGATCCGGAGGTGGCCTACGATGAGGCGAAAAGGGAGGCAGCGCTGCGGCGTCCTGGAGGAGACCGCTGGCGAGGCTGCGTTTGGCGGTTCGGCAGTCCAAAGGGCAACGGCCGAAGGCTATGAGTGCCGGTTGCTAGCGTCGCCGACGGTATGCACGAGTGGGAGAGGAAACAGTGACGTCAGAGGAGGAGGAGGGCAGCGTCGCAAGGCTGTTCGGTGGCGGTGTCGCGTGGAGGAGGAGAGTAGGGGCCGGTCTCTCCGGCGGTGGCGTCGCAAGAAGGAATAGTCTCTCCGGCAGCAGTGTTGTGAGGAGGAGGGAGAAAGGATGGGTTGTGGCTGTCGTCGGGAGGAACTTCACGTGAGGGAAGGGGGATGTGGTCGTCGTcgggaggagaaggaggaagaagggagtCGTGGCCGTCGCCGACGAGGTGTTGCCCGAAGGTGGCagcgagagagggagaagaagactTCCTGCCTTCACTGTGTGTCGAGCGACaaaggagaaggagagaggaaAGGGAGTCGCCGACGTCAGGTCTGTCTGACGGTGTCgcgaggaggagagggaaagagGGTTGTGGCCTGCGTTCGAAGGTGGCGGCGAAGGAGGTAGACGCCGTGACGGCGCGGTGCACGCACGAAGCAGAAAAGCTCCTTCC
Coding sequences:
- the LOC122045415 gene encoding auxin response factor 24-like; this translates as MASSEVSVKGSCGGQVQSFSSACSEPHEGAATTGGFADANESLGFANDTLSVKESEDAMYTELWLACAGPLVTIPRVGEKVFYFPQGHIEQVEASTNQVSDRQMPLYNLPWKILCRVMNVQLKAEPDSDEVYAQVTLLPDKQDENTVENEAVPSPKPRPHVYSFCKTLTASDTSTHGGFSVLRRHADECLPPLDMSRQPPSQELVAKDLHGAEWRFRHIFRGQPRRHLLQSGWSVFVSSKRLVAGDAFIFLRGENGELRVGVRRAMRQLANVPSSVISSHSMHLGVLATAWHAVNTGTMFTVYYKPRTSPSEFIVSFDQYMESIKSNHSIGMRFKMRFEGEEAPEQRFTGTIVGINDADADRWPASKWKCLKVRWDETCSIPRPDRVSPWKIEPALTPLPLNPLQMSRPKKPRNSTFPHSQDTSFKKEGTSKITADPSQSHGAPRVLQGQEGMTLKSAFVDASESNKAPEYMMWSTYEGEKNEVSAQRRFGSDSLMHVNKHEQTCSVFQPLDSSGVPSFYEQASSDKNLLKIHFQDREAKHDYSPGLWSLMPPNSDFNMLECNLKASAQVAEVSYQKTGISRYDMQGGFSEHHDFVGDQYSPNWLGSLLPDSQVNNWLLPRVIKPQPMILSQHDVTKPQETSGYKLFGFNLNSSLLTSESVAPQNKSADILLPHVHPTAVLPLSLGFEANKQLELPVTEKFVGSSLTNGVPEKLVPVCPQASKHNQDKVQGGCTRSCTKVHKQGIALGRSVDLTKFNGYEGLVAELDRMFDFEGALVSANKTWLVVYTDNEGDMMLVGDDPWNEFCNMVRKIFIYTHEEVQKMNPGTSNCRVEENPSASDERIAGEGTKEPAAAANTENSRGCPGSDMAF